The region GAGATCGAGCCGCCGGCAGTCCTCGAGGAGCGTCTGCGCCGGGAAGTGCGCGCGGAGTTGCGCGATGTTTCCCGGCGTCAGGCTTCTGGGTGAACCTCCGCCTCCAACTCCCTGAAGCGCCTCACCAGGGGCGACGATAACGTGCGCTCGAACTCCTGCAACCATCGCAGCAGGTAGGGGCGGTCGAGAGAGGGCGTCTTGGCCAGGATGGCGCGTGCGTCTTCGATATCCCTGGGGCGCCCGGCGACGATCTTGTGGATGAGCACGTCGTCAACAGACGCGAAGCGCACACCCGCGCTCCCGAGGGCCACCGTACGGGCGCGCGCCAGAGCCTCCTGTTCGTAAGCTGAGACGGACAGGATGAGATCAACGTCGATCCCCGTCGCGGCGTCCGAGCAGGGAAGCACGTAATTCCTCAGCGCCAGCTCCTGCGCCCCCGGGGCCGGTACGAGACCGGCCATGCGCACGATCTCCAGCAATTCCCCCAGGCGATCGGGGCCCACGCCCAGCGTGATGTCTATATCGCGGGTCAGACGGGGTTCGCCGTAGAGGATGGCGGCATGGCCGCCGATGACCATGTACGGAATGCCACGGGCTTCAAGGGTCGAGCCGATTCTTGCCAGGAGCGCGGAGTGCGTTGATGGCTCGTGCATAGCGGATGTCCGCCTCCAGGTCATCGGGGCCTCTAGGCTGCCGGAACGCGCCTACTTCCCGAGCGAATCGCCACAACTCTTCGAGGATAGCTAGGTTCTGCCTGTAGTCGGCGGGTCGGCGGAGCCGGCGGAGTTCAAAGGCATCCAGTTCCGACGTGCGCCTGATCATGCGTCGCCCCCCCGCCTCACTATAGCAGGCGGCTGCGGGGCTGTAGAGCATCGAGAGGTGAGGAGGCCATCCTGCACACATCCCTCCCGCCGGCCTCAAGGAGCCTGCAGGATCATCAGGGAACGAAGTTGCCCGTTGTTCTCACCCGCCGGCCGCAGCCATACCCTCCACCGAAAGCGACGGGATCTAGAGGCGGATGTCCACCACCCGGGCAGCGATGTAGGGCGGCGCCCCGGTGCCCAGGACCGTAACCACCGTCCCCGGCGCCAGTGCCCGGGACGACCGCAGGACCATCCCCCGCAAGATCCAGGTGTCGTCGCGCAGTGCCACCACGGCGCCACCCGAAAGGGCGAAGCCCACCTCCGCCCAGTACAGGGTGATCCGGCCGCTCATCCGCGTGGCCGTGCGGGGATCGAACAGAACCCTCAGGACCCTGGCGCTGAACGAGCCGTCGGAGTTCCGCGCTCCGTCCACCTCCACGATGGCGTGGGAAGCGAGGACACCAGAGACGACGGTGGCCCCGGTGACGACCACGGTGGTGAGCACGTTGTCCTCCCTCAGGACCGAGACCATGCTGCCGTCTCGCCCAACCACCACTCCCCGGAGGATCCCCCCGTCGCGCTCCACCCCCGCGGCCACCGCCCCTCCCAGCAGCATCAGGCGCAGGGCCACCGGCATCCCGCGGGGGACCGCCAGTGCCCACACCCGCACCCGCGCACCTGCCGCCAGGCCCCCGACGGCAGCGGGAAGGGCTGTCCCCGGAAGGAGGCGGAGCGTAACCGTCCCCCCTGTCTCCAGGCGCACCGTGAGCACCCCTGTGCCCACCTTCAGCACGACCCCGCTGAGGGCGTAGGGCTGGAGGCCCGCAGGCGCGCCCAGGGCAACCTCTGCCAGGAGGATGACGCAAAGAGCTGCGGCCGGCAGGACGGGCTGGCGAGGGAGGGGCATCAGCGGCCGGAGAGCTGCGCGGCCAGCGACAGCAGCACAGCCCGCGGCTGGGCGCCCACCACCACCAGGCGCAGCCCTCCTTCCTCCCACGTCAGCAGGCGGAGATCCCCCATTTCCACCACACGCAGGGAGAACTTCCCAAGGGTCACCGCCTCGCCGGTGGTTCCCCAGGCCCGCCCGTCCACCCTCTGTGCCGGAACCTGGAAGACGGAGATGGGTGCGGTTCCGTGCGTGTAGCGCAGGGCGGCGGCAGCCAGGGGACCATAGCGCACGGTCTGGGCCCGGTCAAAGCGCACTCCCGGCGGCAGCGTGCCGGGCGTGCGCACGCGGAAGCCCACAGCGCGCTGCACCGCCTCCAGCGTCACCCCCTCGCCCTCCGCAGCGAAGAGGGCGAAGGTCCGCGCACCGGCGGGCGCGCGGAAGCGGAAGAGAGCCGGCGGCAGGTTCAGGCTGAAGGACACGCGGGTGAAGTATGCCACGTACACGCCCCGGGCACCGCTGCGCTCCTCCACCCGCAGCGGCACGCCCGTAGCCTGGTCGATCCACAGGAGGCGGCGACCCTCCCCGCTCCTGGATTCCAGCCCCAGGACGAAGGTAGGCCGGCCGATCACATCCTCCGCGCCTGCCAGCACCAATCGGTAGGCCGCCTGCAGCGCGCGGAGCTGCTCCGCCGGCCGGCCGACGCGAGCCAGGGACGGTCCCTGGAACACCGTGTGCAGGGAGGGCTCGTAGTGCCACGCCTCGACGCCACTGTCCACCACCAGACGGCCGGCCAGCGTCTCCGGGGAGAGGAACTCCAGGCGGCTCTGGTTGGGTCGCTTGTGCGCCTCCAGGACTACCACGGTCTCCACGCGGTCGCCGCGGCGGGCAGAGATGAACTTTGTCCCCTCGTAGTCGATCAGGGCCGGCGCCGCCAGAGCACTGTAGAGGACGGCCGCTGCCCGGTCCGGTCCACCTCCCGCCTGTCGCCCGCTTGCTGGCTGCTGCCAGAGCCACAGCGCCCCAGCCGGCAGCAGTATCAGGGCGGCCAGGGTGGCCGCGCGACAGGTCATCGCTGCACCACCCCGCGCGGCTGCCCGACGATCCGGAGGTTGGCGTCGGTCACCAGCAGCGCCAGGTAGGCCCGGTCGGCGAGAGGGTCGGCGGCGGCGGCCAGCGCGTGCTCGCGAACGAACAGGTCGAGGCCGAACTCGGCGGCTCGCAGCCGGTCGATGCGTCCGCGGGCCAGCGGCACCAGCAACAGCAGGACCACCACGGCAGCCGCGGCCAGGGCCGCCGCCGGGCGGATGCGCCGTCCGGCGAACAAGCTCTGCCAGGGTGGCTCCCTCCGGCCGCCCAGCGCCGATCGCAGCTCCGGCCAGAAGGACTCCGGCAGAGGGCGCTCGGGCAGGCCGGCCAGCAGACGACGCACCCGCTCCAGGCGCGAGAGCTCCTCCTGGCAGGAGGGGCAGCCGGACAGGTGGCGGCGGACGGCCGCCTCCTCCTCCGGGGTCACCTCCCGGTCGAGGTAGGCTGAAAGCTGCCGTTCCGTGTGGTGTGGCACCGGGTCAGGGGACCTCCTCTCCGCCCGCAGGGACCTCCGGGACGGGGCGGGCCCTTGGGCGTTCCGGGGAGCGCTCACCCAGTAGTGGAGCCAGGCGCTCCTGCAGGGTCTTCCGTGCCCGGTGCAGCCGGGACTTCACCGTCCCCAGCGGGACCCCCATCACGCGCGAGATCTCCTCGTAGGAGAACCCCTCGATGTCGCTGAGGACGACGGCCATGCGCAGGTCGGGCGGCAGCGCCAGCAGGGCCTGCTGCACCGTGGCGTCCATCCGGGCGTCCAGGGCCGCCTGGGGAGAGTCGGCGTCCGGTGCCGGCCACTCCCGGGTGACCTCGCCTTCGGGGGAGGGAATGGGCGCGAAGAGTGACTCCACCCGTCCCTTCGGCTGCCTGCGCACCAGGTCGATGTAGAGGTTGCTGACGATGCGGTACAGCCAGGGTTCCAGTGCCGCCGCCGGGTCGATGCGGCGGAAGGCTCGAAATACCCGCAGAAATGCCTCCTGCGCCAGGTCCTTGGCGTCGGCGTCGCTGCCGCACATCCGGTAGGCGATGTTGTACACGTAGGACCCGTACCTGTGGACCAGCGCCTCGTAGGCGGCGAGCTCCTCCGCCGTCAGGGATCGTTCGTCCCCCACCGGTTCCGGGCGGCGCCTTTCCTGGTCGTCCCGCTTGTGAATACGCAACCGCGGACGGAAGGGTTCGGCCAGTTCCGCTGCGTCAGGGCGACCCGCACCACACCGGCCGGTGGGCAGGTCCTACCGCAGCCGCAGCAGCGGCCGCAGCCGCTCCAGCATTCTGGGGCCGATCCCCTCCACCTCCAACAGGTCCTCCAGGCGCTCGAACCTTCCGTGAGCGCGCCGGTGCTCCACGATTCGCCGCGCCAGGACGGGCCCGATTCCCGGGAGCGCCTCCAGCTCGGCGGCGCTGGCGGTGTTTGGATCCAGCGGCCCGGGGGGAGGCGCGGCAGCCCCGGCTGTGGCGCCCGCGTCTACCCCCTCCGCCCCCTCCGGCAGCACGGGCTCGGGCACCCGGGGGATAAGCACACGCTCTCCGTCGCGCAGGGGCTGGGCCAGGTTAACCGCCTTCAGGTCGGCGAGAAACGTCGGCCCACGGGCCGCCTGCAGCGCATCGGACCAGCGTGCCCCCGGGGGAAGCCGGTAGATGCCGGGCACCACCACCTCCCCGACCACGTGCACCAGCAGCGCGGCCGGCGTGGGGGAAGGCGGCAGCAGGGAAACCTCCCCCGCTGGCCGGCGCATCCATAGCCGGCCGACCACCAGCAACGTCACCCCGGCCACCAGGGCCAGAGCGATCTGCTCTCGCCGCAGGGGACGCGGCTCGCCGGTCTCCACCGATGCTCCCTCCGCACGGCCGGAGGTCGCCGCACGGCTTCATCGCCAGGCGCATAACGTCACCGGCCGCCGCACGCCTTCATCGGCCGCCGGCAGGTGTTTTTCCGGCCCGGCCGCTTGTGGGGGCAAGCCCCTTCATCCAACTGCCTCCGGTCCGGGCTGCGGGCAGTGCCATCCCGGCCCCCACCGGCGCCTTTCTGCGCTCAGGTGGCATCACGCCCGGGTTAACGGACGACCACGTTGACCAGCCGGCCTGGCACTACGATTACGTCGGAGGGCGGGCGTCCATCCAGGACGCGGCGCACCCGCTCGCTTTCAAGGGCCAGCCGCTTTGCCTCCTCCGCGGAGATGTCGAAAGGCACCTGTAATCGGTCCCGAACCTTGCCGTTGACCTGGATCACCAGCGTGACCTCCTCCGCCCGCGCCAGCTCCGGGTCGTACTGCGGCCAGGCCTGCTGGTGGATGGAATAGGGACGCCCGGTTCTGGCCCACAGCTCCTCAGCGATGTGCGGGACAAAGGGCGCCAGCATCAGCAGCAGCGCCTGGATGGCCTCCTCCCAGACCGGCCCGCTGCCTGAGGGGGTCCCCTTGACGCTGTGCAGGAAGTTGGTGAACTCCATCAGCGCCGCCATGGCCGTGTTGAAGCGAAAGTGCTCCAGGTCTTCCGTGACCCGCTTGACGGTAGCGTGGGTGCGGTGGCGCACCTCCCGCAGGGAGATACCGGCGTCGGCGCGGGTGTCCTGCGGCACGGGGTCAGTGACCAGCCCCCAGACGCGGTGCAGCCAGCGGTGCACCCCCTCAATGCCTTTGGGGTCCCAGGGGCCTCCCTCGTGCCAGGGCCGCATGAACATCAGATAGCCCCGGACCGTGTCTGCGCCGTACCGGCGCACCTGCTCGTCAGGGTCGACCACGTTACCCCGCGACTTGCTCATGCGCTGCCCGTCGGGCCCCAGGACGATCCCCTGGTTGTACAGGCGCAGCATGGGCTCGTCGAAGTCCACCAGCCCCAGGTCCCGCATTACCTTGGTCCAGAAGCGGGTGTACAGCAGGTGCATCACCGCGTGCTCGATACCGCCCGTGTACTGGTCCACCGGCAGCCAGTAGCGCCCCACCTCCGGGTCGAAGGGTCGAGTCTGGTCGTGCGGGCTGAGGTAGCGGTACTGGTACCAGGAGGAGTCGATGAAGGTGTCCATGGTGTCGGTCTCCCGCTCGGCGTCCTCCCCCCCACAGCGGGGACAACGCACCTTCCGGAAGGCTTCGTGGTAGCGGAGCGGCGACTCTCCCGTGGGGCGGAATTCCGCGTCGTACGGCAGAAGAACCGGCAGGTCCTCTTCCGGCACCGGCACTGTCCCGCAGGTCTGACAATAGATAATCGGAATGGGCGTCCCCCAGTACCGCTGTCGGCTGATCAGCCAGTCGTGCAGCCGGTAGGTGACCATGCGCCGGCCCACACCTCGGCGCTCCATCTCGTCGGCGATGCGCTGCCACCCTTCGGGACTGGGCAGGCCGTCGAAAGGACCGGAGTTGACCATGATCCCCTCGTCCAGGTAGGCGCGCTCCAGCTCCTCGCCCCGCCACCCCGGCGGCGCCACCACCACCCGGATGGGCAGCCCGTACCTGCGGGCGAACTCGAAGTCCCGCTGGTCGTGGGCGGGGACGCCCTGAATGGCGCCCGTGCCGTAGGAGAGCAGGACGTAGTCGGCCACAAAGATGGGCACGGACTCACCGTTCATGGGATTAATGGCGTAAGCGCCGATGAAGACACCGTCCCGCTCCTTCTCCGTAGACAGGCGCTCGATGTCCGAGGCGCGCGCCGCCTTGAACTTGTAGGCTTCCACTTCCGCCCGCCGCTCCGGAGCCGTCAGCTCATCCACCAGAGGGTGCTCTGGCGCCAGCACGGCGAAGGTCATCCCGTAGACGGTGTCCGGCCGCGTGGTGAAGACGGCAAAGGACCTGCCCGGGTGGTCCCGCACGGGCAGGGAGAACTCCACGCCCCCGCTGCGGCCGATCCAGTTCTGCTGCAGCACCTTCACCCGCTCCGGCCAGTCGATGTGGCTGAAATCCAGCAGCTCGTCGGCGTAGGCGGTGATCTTGAGGAACCACTGCTCCAGATTCTTCTTCACCACCGGCGTACCGCAGCGCTCGCAGACCCGGTCCTCCCCCACCACCTGCTCGCGGGCCAGGGTGGTGTTGTCCTGCGGGCACCAGTCCACGGGAGCCAGGGCACGGTAGGCCAGCCCGCGCTGGTACATCTTCAGGAAGAACCACTGGTTCCACTTGTAGTAGCCGGGGTCGCAGGTGACGACCTCCCGCTCCCAGTCCCAGGACGCGCCCATGGAACGCAGCTGGCGGCGCATCCGTTCGATGTTGTCCATGGTCCAGGTGTAGGGATGGATGCCGTGCTGGATGGCCGCGTTCTCCGCCGGCAGGCCGAAGGCGTCGAAGCCGATGGGAAACAGGACGTTGTAGCCCTGCATGCGCTTGAAGCGGGCGGCGGCGTCGCTGGGGGCCATGGCGTACCAGTGCCCGATGTGCAGGTCCCCCGACGGGTAGGGATACATGGTCAGGAAGTAGTACTTGGGGCGGGGGTCGAAGTCCGGCGCGTGGTACAGCCGGTCAGCTTCCCAGCGGGCCTGCCACTTCTGCTCCATGCCCTGGGGCGTGTATCGGTCTGCCATTGTCCTCCTCCTATGACGGGGCTGCGCCCACTCCCGCCGGCCGCACAGGGGTGCGCCAGCCGTGGCGGTCGGGCAGCCGTCCCTCGGCCAGGGCGAAGAACTCCTCCTGCAGGCGTGCGGTTATCGGCCCGCGCCTTCCGGCGCCCACCGGAATCCGGTCCACAGAGCGGACCGGGGTGATCTCGGCGGCGGTACCGGTGAAGAAGACCTCGTCAGCCACGTACAGCATCTCCCGCGGTAGCAGGGCCTCCCGTACGGGGATGCCCAGGTCGGCGCACAGTGTCAACACCACCTTCCGGGTGACCCCCGGGAGGATAGAGCTGGACAGCGGCGGGGTGGAGACGACGCCGTCCCTCACCACGAAGACGTTCTCCCCGGAACCCTCGCTGACATAGCCCTGCACGTCCAGGACCACCCCCTCGGCGAAACCGTTGTCGGCCGCCTCCATGGCCACGAAGGCGGAGTTGACGTAGTTGCCGCCCACCTTGGCCATTCCCGGGTGGGTGTCCGGAGCCACGCGTCGCCAGGACGAGACCATGACATCCACGCCCTCTTCCAGCGCCCCCTCCCCCAGGTAGCGTCCCCAGGGGAAGGAGGCCACCGCCACCTCCACGGGCGACTTGCGTGGGTCCACGCTGAGCGACCCCAGGCCGCGGAAGACCACCGGGCGGATGTAGCAGGCCTGGTGCCCGTTACGCGCCACCACCGTTAGAATGGCCTGGCGCAGCACCCCCGTCTCATAGGGCGGTTCCATGCGGAAGATCCGGCAGGAGTCGTAGAGACGGCGCAGGTGGTCGTCCAGGCAGAACACCGCCGGACCCTCCGGGGTGGCATAGGCGCGGATGCCCTCGAAGACGCTGCTGCCGTAGTGCAGGGCGTGCGTCAGCACGTGCACCCGGGCCGCCTCCCATGGGACGATCTCGCCGTTGAACCAGATCACCTCGGACGCCTGCACGTGCACCCCTCCCCAAATGCCGGGCCGCCTTCGTCCCAGGGACGAAGGCGGCCTCCGCGGTACCACCCTGATTGGCAGAACCGGCCGCTGGCCGGCTCATGCCCGCTTCAGCCCGTCACGTGGGCAAACGGAGCCGGCTCACCGCGGTGTGATCCCACCCGTTTCGCCAGCACGGGCTTCCGGACGAGTTCGGTGCACCCCGCCGCCGGCTCACACCCTTCCGCCGGCTCTCTCCTGCGGGGAGCTCACCTACTGCTTCCGGGCATCGCCGACTTTAAGCCCATTGTAGGGAGCGTGGGCACCAAGTCAAGCCTCGCCGTGCTGAATGACGGACGTGCGCATCGCGAGGACAAGCACGCCAGAAGAGGCACAGGCAGGACGTGACGGACGACGTGGTGGACCGGAGGGGATTCGAACCCCCGACCTCCTCAATGCCATTGAGGCGCGCTCCCAACTGCGCCACCGGCCCACGTAATCTGACGGTGAGGACGTCAGTGTTATGAGCGCAGCGTTCGCCGGAGAGCTTTCGGCGTGACGGGCAGCCTTCGACGTGAGTATAGAAAGGGCGCGGGTGACCGTCAACAACGGCGCCCAATACCGCAGCTTCCCTCAAGGGCGGTGCGGGACCCCCCAGGGCGGAGGCTGCTCCCCGAGCAGTTCCAGCGCGTGCGGCAGGACCGGTGCCAGCACCTCCAGCCACTCCCGCGCCCCCCGGGGACTGCCCGGCAGGTTTAGAATCAGCGTCCGCCCGCGGATCCCGGCAACTCCGCGAGAGAGGATAGCCAACGGGCTCGCGTCCTGGGTGCGGGCGCGGGCGGCCTCGGGCAGCCCGGGGACCAGACGCTGCACCACGTCCAGTGTCGCCTCCGGGGTGACGTCTCTGGGCGCCACCCCGCTGCCACCGGTGGTCAGCACCAGATCCACTTTTAGGTCGTCGGCGTAGGCCCGCAGGCGGGCGGCGATGGCCTCGCGGTTATCGGGCAGCACGTCGCGCGCCGCGACCACCGCCCGGGCTGCAGCCAGCATCTCCACGATCGCGTCCCCACTGGTGTCAGGCTGTCGCCCGGCGGATACGCTGTCGCTCACGGTGAGGACGGCCACGCGCCGCCCGGCCAGGGTGGCCACGGGTCAGAGCGGCTCGCCGGGGCGGCGGAACTCACCGCTGCGCCCCCCGCGCTTGGCCACCAGGCGTACC is a window of Armatimonadota bacterium DNA encoding:
- a CDS encoding DUF6036 family nucleotidyltransferase, with the translated sequence MHEPSTHSALLARIGSTLEARGIPYMVIGGHAAILYGEPRLTRDIDITLGVGPDRLGELLEIVRMAGLVPAPGAQELALRNYVLPCSDAATGIDVDLILSVSAYEQEALARARTVALGSAGVRFASVDDVLIHKIVAGRPRDIEDARAILAKTPSLDRPYLLRWLQEFERTLSSPLVRRFRELEAEVHPEA
- a CDS encoding DUF5666 domain-containing protein; translated protein: MPLPRQPVLPAAALCVILLAEVALGAPAGLQPYALSGVVLKVGTGVLTVRLETGGTVTLRLLPGTALPAAVGGLAAGARVRVWALAVPRGMPVALRLMLLGGAVAAGVERDGGILRGVVVGRDGSMVSVLREDNVLTTVVVTGATVVSGVLASHAIVEVDGARNSDGSFSARVLRVLFDPRTATRMSGRITLYWAEVGFALSGGAVVALRDDTWILRGMVLRSSRALAPGTVVTVLGTGAPPYIAARVVDIRL
- a CDS encoding sigma-E factor regulatory protein RseB domain-containing protein, translating into MTCRAATLAALILLPAGALWLWQQPASGRQAGGGPDRAAAVLYSALAAPALIDYEGTKFISARRGDRVETVVVLEAHKRPNQSRLEFLSPETLAGRLVVDSGVEAWHYEPSLHTVFQGPSLARVGRPAEQLRALQAAYRLVLAGAEDVIGRPTFVLGLESRSGEGRRLLWIDQATGVPLRVEERSGARGVYVAYFTRVSFSLNLPPALFRFRAPAGARTFALFAAEGEGVTLEAVQRAVGFRVRTPGTLPPGVRFDRAQTVRYGPLAAAALRYTHGTAPISVFQVPAQRVDGRAWGTTGEAVTLGKFSLRVVEMGDLRLLTWEEGGLRLVVVGAQPRAVLLSLAAQLSGR
- a CDS encoding zf-HC2 domain-containing protein, with the translated sequence MPHHTERQLSAYLDREVTPEEEAAVRRHLSGCPSCQEELSRLERVRRLLAGLPERPLPESFWPELRSALGGRREPPWQSLFAGRRIRPAAALAAAAVVVLLLLVPLARGRIDRLRAAEFGLDLFVREHALAAAADPLADRAYLALLVTDANLRIVGQPRGVVQR
- a CDS encoding sigma-70 family RNA polymerase sigma factor, which encodes MGDERSLTAEELAAYEALVHRYGSYVYNIAYRMCGSDADAKDLAQEAFLRVFRAFRRIDPAAALEPWLYRIVSNLYIDLVRRQPKGRVESLFAPIPSPEGEVTREWPAPDADSPQAALDARMDATVQQALLALPPDLRMAVVLSDIEGFSYEEISRVMGVPLGTVKSRLHRARKTLQERLAPLLGERSPERPRARPVPEVPAGGEEVP
- a CDS encoding helix-hairpin-helix domain-containing protein, producing the protein METGEPRPLRREQIALALVAGVTLLVVGRLWMRRPAGEVSLLPPSPTPAALLVHVVGEVVVPGIYRLPPGARWSDALQAARGPTFLADLKAVNLAQPLRDGERVLIPRVPEPVLPEGAEGVDAGATAGAAAPPPGPLDPNTASAAELEALPGIGPVLARRIVEHRRAHGRFERLEDLLEVEGIGPRMLERLRPLLRLR
- the leuS gene encoding leucine--tRNA ligase, translated to MADRYTPQGMEQKWQARWEADRLYHAPDFDPRPKYYFLTMYPYPSGDLHIGHWYAMAPSDAAARFKRMQGYNVLFPIGFDAFGLPAENAAIQHGIHPYTWTMDNIERMRRQLRSMGASWDWEREVVTCDPGYYKWNQWFFLKMYQRGLAYRALAPVDWCPQDNTTLAREQVVGEDRVCERCGTPVVKKNLEQWFLKITAYADELLDFSHIDWPERVKVLQQNWIGRSGGVEFSLPVRDHPGRSFAVFTTRPDTVYGMTFAVLAPEHPLVDELTAPERRAEVEAYKFKAARASDIERLSTEKERDGVFIGAYAINPMNGESVPIFVADYVLLSYGTGAIQGVPAHDQRDFEFARRYGLPIRVVVAPPGWRGEELERAYLDEGIMVNSGPFDGLPSPEGWQRIADEMERRGVGRRMVTYRLHDWLISRQRYWGTPIPIIYCQTCGTVPVPEEDLPVLLPYDAEFRPTGESPLRYHEAFRKVRCPRCGGEDAERETDTMDTFIDSSWYQYRYLSPHDQTRPFDPEVGRYWLPVDQYTGGIEHAVMHLLYTRFWTKVMRDLGLVDFDEPMLRLYNQGIVLGPDGQRMSKSRGNVVDPDEQVRRYGADTVRGYLMFMRPWHEGGPWDPKGIEGVHRWLHRVWGLVTDPVPQDTRADAGISLREVRHRTHATVKRVTEDLEHFRFNTAMAALMEFTNFLHSVKGTPSGSGPVWEEAIQALLLMLAPFVPHIAEELWARTGRPYSIHQQAWPQYDPELARAEEVTLVIQVNGKVRDRLQVPFDISAEEAKRLALESERVRRVLDGRPPSDVIVVPGRLVNVVVR
- a CDS encoding branched-chain amino acid transaminase, which encodes MHVQASEVIWFNGEIVPWEAARVHVLTHALHYGSSVFEGIRAYATPEGPAVFCLDDHLRRLYDSCRIFRMEPPYETGVLRQAILTVVARNGHQACYIRPVVFRGLGSLSVDPRKSPVEVAVASFPWGRYLGEGALEEGVDVMVSSWRRVAPDTHPGMAKVGGNYVNSAFVAMEAADNGFAEGVVLDVQGYVSEGSGENVFVVRDGVVSTPPLSSSILPGVTRKVVLTLCADLGIPVREALLPREMLYVADEVFFTGTAAEITPVRSVDRIPVGAGRRGPITARLQEEFFALAEGRLPDRHGWRTPVRPAGVGAAPS
- a CDS encoding MogA/MoaB family molybdenum cofactor biosynthesis protein, whose product is MATLAGRRVAVLTVSDSVSAGRQPDTSGDAIVEMLAAARAVVAARDVLPDNREAIAARLRAYADDLKVDLVLTTGGSGVAPRDVTPEATLDVVQRLVPGLPEAARARTQDASPLAILSRGVAGIRGRTLILNLPGSPRGAREWLEVLAPVLPHALELLGEQPPPWGVPHRP